The proteins below are encoded in one region of Scleropages formosus chromosome 19, fSclFor1.1, whole genome shotgun sequence:
- the LOC108939172 gene encoding insulin-like growth factor-binding protein 3, translating into MALLPDLTTLVLLLLAHSSAWTLATRVGPQRAGARRGLRDQAGEASTSLLALGEPCGVYTLSCAKGLRCVPPPRDPSPLQALLQGRGFCAKQGKTEPTERPNPSGPHPPNSGDLEKAPCRKLLNSVLRGLELTIFQSNRDIYIPNCDTRGFYRKKQCRSSKGMQRGHCWCVDEHGMTLPSRVGEDGSLPCDGE; encoded by the exons ATGGCTCTCCTGCCCGACCTGACCACcctggtcctgctgctgctggcccaCTCCAGCGCCTGGACCCTCGCCACCCGGGTCGGCCCCCAGCGTGCCGGGGCCAGGAGGGGCCTTCGGGACCAGGCTGGGGAGGCCAGTACGTCCCTGCTGGCCCTGGGGGAGCCCTGCGGCGTCTACACCCTGAGCTGTGCCAAAGGGCTCCGCTGCGTGCCCCCCCCACGGGACCCCAGTCCTCTCCAGGCTCTGCTGCAGGGCAGGGGCTTCTGTGCCAAGCAGGGCAAGACGGAACCCACAGAGAGGCCCAACCCTTCAG GTCCACATCCTCCAAACAGTGGTGATCTGGAGAAA GCACCCTGCCGTAAGCTCTTAAATTCTGTACTGAGGGGTCTTGAACTCACGATCTTCCAGTCGAACCGTGACATCTACATCCCTAACTGTGACACTCGGGGCTTCTACAGGAAGAAACAG TGCCGCTCGTCCAAGGGTATGCAGCGAGGCCACTGCTGGTGTGTCGATGAGCACGGCATGACGCTGCCGTCACGCGTGGGAGAGGACGGCTCTTTGCCTTGTGACGGGGAGTGA
- the pip4k2ca gene encoding phosphatidylinositol 5-phosphate 4-kinase type-2 gamma isoform X1, translated as MASGAASSPMVILAPKTKTKKKHFVQQKVKVLRASDPVISVFMWGVNHSIGDLNQVPVPVMLLPDDFKANTKIKVTNHLFNKENLPGHFKFKEYCPQVFRNLRERFGIEDLDYQVSLARSPPVRGGDGHAEGLLLTSYDRTLVVKQISSEDVADMHNILSEYHQHIVKCHGSTLLPQFLGMYRVSVESEDTYLVVMRNMFSHRLVVHRKYDLKGSLVAREASDKEKGKELPTFKDVDFRNNMQKVHVSEEQKEKFMEKLKRDVEFLVKLKIMDYSLLLGIHDVGRAEREEEEMEEPCAEEEAEPENGLAPAPTVGSYGTSPEGIAGYLNSCKPLGPGEFDPYIDVYALKSIPGAPQREVYFMGLIDVLTQYDTKKKAAHAAKTVKHGAGAEISTVHPEQYAKRFLDFITNIFA; from the exons ATGGCATCGGGCGCCGCTTCCAGCCCGATGGTTATACTGGCCCCAAAAACGAAGACAAAGAAGAAGCACTTCGTGCAGCAGAAGGTGAAGGTACTCCGAGCCAGCGACCCCGTCATTAGTGTCTTCATGTGGGGAGTGAATCACTCG ATTGGTGACCTGAACCAGGTACCCGTGCCCGTCATGCTGCTCCCTGATGACTTCAAGGCGAACACCAAGATCAAAGTCACCAACCACCTCTTCAACAA AGAGAATCTGCCGGGACACTTCAAATTTAAGGAATACTGTCCTCAGGTTTTCCGGAACCTCAGAGAGCGGTTCGGAATTGAAGATCTCGATTACCAG gtgtctctggCTCGTAGCCCCCCTGTGAGGGGAGGGGATGGCCATGCAGAGGGCTTGCTTCTGACATCATATGACCGCACGTTAGTGGTCAAGCAAATCTCCAGCGAGGACGTTGCAGACATGCACAACATTCTCTCTGAATATCACCAG cACATAGTGAAGTGCCATGGCAGCACACTGCTGCCCCAGTTTCTGGGAATGTACCGTGTCAGCGTGGAGAGTGAGGACACGTACCTTGTCGTCATGAGGAACATGTTCAGCCATAGGCTGGTCGTGCACAGGAAGTACGACCTCAAG GGGTCCCTCGTCGCTCGTGAAGCAAGTGACAAAGAGAAG GGAAAAGAACTGCCCACCTTTAAGGATGTGGATTTCCGCAACAACATGCAGAAGGTGCATGTGAGTGAAGAGCAGAAGGAGAAGTTCATGGAGAAGCTGAAGAGGGATGTGGAG TTCCTGGTCAAGTTGAAGATCATGGACTACAGTTTGCTCCTTGGGATCCACGATGTGGGGAGGGCAGAacgagaggaggaggaaatggaAGAGCCCTGTGCTGAGGAAGAGGCCGAGCCTGAGAATGGCTTGGCACCTGCCCCTACGGTGGGCTCCTACGGGACCTCCCCTGAGGGCATTGCTGGCTACTTAAACTCTTGTAAGCCTCTTGGGCCAGGAGAGTTCGACCCCTATATTGATGTGTACGCCTTAAAGAGCATTCCTG GTGCTCCTCAGAGGGAAGTGTACTTCATGGGTTTGATTGATGTGCTGACACAGTACGACACTAAGAAGAAGGCCGCCCATGCAGCCAAGACAGTCAAACATGGG GCTGGTGCAGAAATCTCTACAGTCCACCCTGAACAGTATGCCAAACGATTTCTCGACTTTATCACAAACATCTTTGCATGA
- the pip4k2ca gene encoding phosphatidylinositol 5-phosphate 4-kinase type-2 gamma isoform X2 yields MLLPDDFKANTKIKVTNHLFNKENLPGHFKFKEYCPQVFRNLRERFGIEDLDYQVSLARSPPVRGGDGHAEGLLLTSYDRTLVVKQISSEDVADMHNILSEYHQHIVKCHGSTLLPQFLGMYRVSVESEDTYLVVMRNMFSHRLVVHRKYDLKGSLVAREASDKEKGKELPTFKDVDFRNNMQKVHVSEEQKEKFMEKLKRDVEFLVKLKIMDYSLLLGIHDVGRAEREEEEMEEPCAEEEAEPENGLAPAPTVGSYGTSPEGIAGYLNSCKPLGPGEFDPYIDVYALKSIPGAPQREVYFMGLIDVLTQYDTKKKAAHAAKTVKHGAGAEISTVHPEQYAKRFLDFITNIFA; encoded by the exons ATGCTGCTCCCTGATGACTTCAAGGCGAACACCAAGATCAAAGTCACCAACCACCTCTTCAACAA AGAGAATCTGCCGGGACACTTCAAATTTAAGGAATACTGTCCTCAGGTTTTCCGGAACCTCAGAGAGCGGTTCGGAATTGAAGATCTCGATTACCAG gtgtctctggCTCGTAGCCCCCCTGTGAGGGGAGGGGATGGCCATGCAGAGGGCTTGCTTCTGACATCATATGACCGCACGTTAGTGGTCAAGCAAATCTCCAGCGAGGACGTTGCAGACATGCACAACATTCTCTCTGAATATCACCAG cACATAGTGAAGTGCCATGGCAGCACACTGCTGCCCCAGTTTCTGGGAATGTACCGTGTCAGCGTGGAGAGTGAGGACACGTACCTTGTCGTCATGAGGAACATGTTCAGCCATAGGCTGGTCGTGCACAGGAAGTACGACCTCAAG GGGTCCCTCGTCGCTCGTGAAGCAAGTGACAAAGAGAAG GGAAAAGAACTGCCCACCTTTAAGGATGTGGATTTCCGCAACAACATGCAGAAGGTGCATGTGAGTGAAGAGCAGAAGGAGAAGTTCATGGAGAAGCTGAAGAGGGATGTGGAG TTCCTGGTCAAGTTGAAGATCATGGACTACAGTTTGCTCCTTGGGATCCACGATGTGGGGAGGGCAGAacgagaggaggaggaaatggaAGAGCCCTGTGCTGAGGAAGAGGCCGAGCCTGAGAATGGCTTGGCACCTGCCCCTACGGTGGGCTCCTACGGGACCTCCCCTGAGGGCATTGCTGGCTACTTAAACTCTTGTAAGCCTCTTGGGCCAGGAGAGTTCGACCCCTATATTGATGTGTACGCCTTAAAGAGCATTCCTG GTGCTCCTCAGAGGGAAGTGTACTTCATGGGTTTGATTGATGTGCTGACACAGTACGACACTAAGAAGAAGGCCGCCCATGCAGCCAAGACAGTCAAACATGGG GCTGGTGCAGAAATCTCTACAGTCCACCCTGAACAGTATGCCAAACGATTTCTCGACTTTATCACAAACATCTTTGCATGA